In Betta splendens chromosome 1, fBetSpl5.4, whole genome shotgun sequence, the genomic stretch CAGAAAATGCACAGCTATCAGTCTGTATGAGCTGCTGACTTGAAGTTACTTTCATTCAACCAGAGAACAAAGAGTTTTTTTGACACAGAATGACACTAGCTTCTCCCAAAAGATATTAAGACGATGTACAAGAGGCATCATTGTGAAAAAAAGTATTACATTGcaattgaaatgaaaatatatttcagTCAGAATTTACCAGGACTATAAATAATTATGGGCTGTATGTAAAATATATGCTAAACTTTATGTTTATGCAATAAAGCCCTTTTACCACCTTCTGCGTAGTCAGATTCAATGGTACAATGTGAACTGTAGCAAAACTACTAATGCAAAAAGACTGAGGGCCGCTtaaaggctgttaaacaattaATGGAACTCATATTAATGACACAACTCACAACTATTAATGTGTTTGAATGAGGAACCCGCTTTACATCTTATATGTCAATTTTTAAGTGTTCTTTTTTTGTCAGTGTACGTCAGGGAGTTTCTCTCATCAAATTTCTACCTTATCTAAAATACATTACATGCAACTTCATGGGGTAGTGAGTTAAGACAGTTAGGACAGTTCTCTAGGTCAGGTTTAGCATGTCCACTAAATATTGGGattttctcactcactcactgactcactgagtcactgactcactgactcactcactcactcactcactcactcactcactcactcactcactcactcactcactcactcactcactcactcactcactcactaaccCATTCACAGATCCAGTAATCCTGGTGGTCACATGATTCATCATTCCAGTATCTATTCCAAACAACTTCTCCACAGTCTTCAGCTCCACCTAGATCATTTGGCTCACCTGCTGCCCAGTAACTACAAcacaaaagcagaacaaataGTCAGTCAAATTGTGGATGTTATAACCCTGGATAAGATTGTGTTGTTGTATTAAATGTGCTGAATTTAAAGCCTACTGTACCGGAAAAAAGGTGGAAAAAGTATCTTTCCACTCACTAAACTTTGAAGCTCAAGCACATTTACTTCACATCCAATGtttagttgtttttctgtcagtgTCAACAGCAATGTTGTGCAACCAGAGCTAAATGTTAAAACTCTTCTGTTACACTATTCATGTCGACTGAACGATAGTTCAGTTAGCTGCTCTTTTACTGCCACTAACTGAGGACAATCAGTGACCACACCTATGTACCATATCAATAGAAATCATAAATATATCAACCTTAGGCTCCCCAGCAGAGTCCCATCCACCCACTTCCATgtcccctctgtctctgcatctgtcagTCCGATCCATACTCGTAATGGCAAAGCCTGTATGAATTCCTTATTAACAGAGAATACATAATCAGCATAGATATAAACAGTTTCATGCCATTGTCTACCTCTGTGGAAACAGACCTGCTCTTCAAGGCTGTTGATAATCACCAGGTCTGTCCCAAACTGCTGGCAGTAAGTTCTGCTGTCCTGCCAGGTTTTAACCGTTgatgaaatgtaataaaaactaCCAGCAAAATACCTCCAATTTAGAGCTGTTtcaaggagagaaagaaaagactcTTAGTCATAGACACTTTTAGGTGTatgttaattttgtttttctgtttgacaCCACCAACAATTCTGAGGGGCaaaatctactgtatgttccatATTGGCTACAGTGGTAACATCCACATCAGCGTGCAGGACAGTCTTCTTCATTTCCTTCATTGCATTAAACTTTGTTATTTAAACTAGAATTAAAACCCTAACAACTGaaacacagttttaaaaaaaatttcaCAAATTCACTCAAGAAATAAGTATTTACCTTGAAGTTtgcattgttgtttttcttttgtcaggttgttgtaactggtcTGTAGCTGGTGTATTTCGTCAGtcaggttgttgtaactggtcTGTAACTCGCGGT encodes the following:
- the LOC114863237 gene encoding CD209 antigen-like protein E yields the protein MINMGENEVYVNVDKPSGAQINWKKRAQSSSGFLYANKYACQAVESNKPGATLSDLEGSNTVKKHTCIVTALILGLLCLLLLAGLLILLVLYTKGNSDWEMKMLKFQTSYNNLTDKNRELQTSYNNLTDKNRELQTSYNNLTDEIHQLQTSYNNLTKEKQQCKLQALNWRYFAGSFYYISSTVKTWQDSRTYCQQFGTDLVIINSLEEQEFIQALPLRVWIGLTDAETEGTWKWVDGTLLGSLSYWAAGEPNDLGGAEDCGEVVWNRYWNDESCDHQDYWICEWVSE